The sequence CCTTTTTTCCTTCACCGGCAGATCGAACATCGCGAACAGCCACATGGCTTTATACCCCGATGGTGTGAATCTCGAGTCGGACATGAGCAACCTCCCTTGAGGATTGCGCCGACGCATGGTGCCGTATCTAGATTTCTGGCAGCAGGATCTTAGTTTTGTTCCCGGCGAACACCTCGGCCAGAGAGGCGCTCGTCCGGGTCAGAGCATCGAAGAGCGTGCGCGACTCCCCGCTGACCGAGTACTTGTCATATAGGGGGCGGATCAATGCGTACCGTAGAGCCTGATCCATGGGTGCATCCGCCCCCCTTTCCTTGACGACGTGATGTACGGCCCTGTCGACGATGGGCCTGAAGGGCTCGATGATGTCGTCCGACAGGCAGAAGGTGTCGTAGCGGTTGTGATGGTGGACTCCGAGCGCGGGATGCAGTCCTGTTGCGCAGATGGCGCGCGTGACGATGGCGCGCAGGACGGAATATCCGTAATTGAGAAAACGGTTCTGGTCCTCGCCGTCTCGATGGCGATGGAAAATGTCGTCGCCGAAGAGCGACACCCAGTATCTGCGCGCGGCCTGGGCTTCCACGTTCGTGCTGTCGCCCGATTTCACTTTCTTGGCCATGGCCATCAACCCGGAGTCGTCGCCGTTTAACTCCTTCAGCAAGCGCCCCTGCGCCCTTACCTTTGCGATGACCAGTTGTCGCCAGATCCTCTTCTTGACGGGCAGGGCCGCGGCGGCTTGCTGAGCGAACTTCTCGCTTTGAAGCGAGTTGCCCCGGAGAGGTAGCATCATGCCGACCGGCATGAACTTGTCGTCACAGACAACGACGATGCCGTTGTTGCCTGCAACGCCAGCCAGAACCGACTGGGTGAAGACCACCCTCTTGTGGGATGCGACGATAGCCGCGACTTCGGGGAGGTGTATCGAGATGGGGTCCATGCCCTCCCGCTCGACGATGATGTTGTTCATCCTGAGTTTCAGAAACGCCGGCTCCTCCGATAGGTCGAGGATCCGATCAGTCATTCGCGTACCTCACTTCGCCAAGTGGATCAACGCAGACTTTCCTGCAACACATTTTTCGGAGAGGGTCGGGTGTCTTATGTAGGAACGATAGATCCTTCACTTTCCTCGCGTCATTTAAAGGTACACCTGAGATTACTCTCTGTCCCGTTGCGTACTCGGATATCTTTCGAACCTTGAAAAGCTCTTTGTTTTCGTCGTTTGTGAGTTCTAGAATATCCCCCCCGCACAGTGAAAAAACGAACCGCCTGTCTGCTCCATGATCACGCTGGACGATCTGTTCGCCCCGACGCTTGCGTTGCATCGCCTCATGGCGGCTGACGACGACGCCCTCCCACTTGGGGTTGCCGCGCCCGTCCTTCGCCTCGAGAATCTCGATATGGTGATTCGAGCCGGCTGCCACGTACCGGGCGCCGCCGCCACTGCCCATCTTCAACGTCGATTGGGCTTTTCTTATGCGCACCTTCTTGATAGTGCGGGGCTTGTCGTTACCGCCCGGGTAGGCTGGCATTTTTGCGGCGTCGCTAAAAACCTTTGACGGCGCGACACCGTCGGCCGCCTCGCGCACGAGTTCACGCACGACCGGATCGACTATGTTGTCGATGTCCTTGCCGGTCAGCGAGACGAGAGGCTTGCGAATGTGGACGTATTTACCACCATCTTCGATCACGCCGTCCTCGTTTCTCGACGGGCTGTAGAACGATTCTTCGTGCAATCCGCCTTGCACCCTGTGGTCGACGCGATGGGACACGATGATATCTTCGATCGCGATATTGGCGTCGCGCCAGAACGTGTCCCAAGGCTTCTCGACCAGACCGTACGTGCGAATGCCGCTCTTGGCCGCCGCCTGGGCCGCGCGACTAAGGTTCTTGATCATGCCCGGAGTAGTCATGGCGATCACGATCGCATCGACGGCGTGATGTCTGTGATCGTTGCGGCTCTTGAGCCCCCCATCACCCAGGATGGCGTTAAGGTCGAGTTCGTTGCGGATGATCCATGTGGCGCGACCGTTGACCACGTGAATGCGACGCTTTCGGTCCGCGTCGATATCACCGCCGTACAGGCAGCCTAGATATTGAGCTGCCAGACGCGATGCATATGCGGTGTCGGTGAGCTGTTGATGGGTAAAATCCTCAAGAAAACGCTCTATCTCGTCATCGTCCATGGTGAAGCGCCATACTTTGCCGCGCGGCAGCCCCGAAATGCCGCTGATCCTAGTCAGGATGGCCGACCACGTCTCGGTGTTGCTCGCATAGGTCTCGTATGGCGTGCGCCCCTGCTTCACATGACGATTCTCGTGCAACTCGCAGAGTGTCTTGTTCATGTACGAGTTATCCAGGCTGCGTTCGTACGGAATGATATGCTCGATGTCGAATTGAGGATTCGGACCGAACAGAGCGTCCATGCTGATCTGCTTGCCCGTATATGGACACAACCATCGACTTTCCTCGGCCAAGAGATACTTCATGACGTCGTTTCTTGATGGATTCCCGATTCCATAATCGACGAGTATCGCCGTGGCCTTTTCGCGCACTTTCTCGTTGTCCCGGTTTCGCTTGATGATGTCTTGTCGGCGCTTTGGAGAATTTCTCACGTCTCGTGCCAGCTCGATCCTGATTCTTTTAGGCTTGCCGTATTTCCGCACGATGGCATTGACGACTTTTCGCAGTTCGGAGAGTGCGCGGGCAACGACGGGATTTCGGAGTTCGGTTAACACGTCTTGCAGCGGGGGAAGCATGTCGAGAGGATCTTTAACTTCTTGCTGGACATTGTAGATCTGTTTGATGGCGGCCTGCAGCCTCATTCCTTTCTCCAGCTCGGGCAGTAAGCGTCTCAATGCCTTTCGGGAGAAGTTGCAGTAGCCCTCCTCCAGGCGGAGTACGCTGAAGACCCCGGCTGTTTCCTCGTCGAGACCGTAGGCTTCAATACCTCTCTTGGTGGCCGTTTCCGGCTTCTCGATGCTGTGCAGGTCGTCGATTATCGCGCTCTGTTCCCCGTGCGAGAAATGATTCCAGCGATCGCCGAACACTTTCCGCATATGTGAAGCAGTTTTATTGCCCGGCAGAGATTTCTCGCCGCCGTGCTCCAGATTGAAATGCGCCTTCCTCTGGCCGATTACCTTGGCAATCTGTCGGAAGGTAGCGCTGGCTTTCGATTCCAGGAGCGCTATGACTGCCTCTCGTTCGTCTTGGGTCAGCGGCCTTGGTATCTCCCCCTCCATGTAGATTTCGAGATCGTTGACCCGTTGCAGGAAGCGGAAGCGCTGCGCGTCTAGACAGCACCAGGGTGCGCGGTGCCGATCCTTCTCCAGCTCGCACTTACCGATGAGGTGTTTCTGGGACTTCAGGGGGCGTTGTTTGAACGTTGCATCGATGATGGTCTTCTTAAGGTCGTCCGACAGGAGGTCGGGGTGATGCGGCACCTGCGCTCGCCAAATCTGTTCGAACTCATCCTCGAACATGGCCCTGGCGGTCCATTGCTGTCGGATTCGCCTAAGATGGGGATCCCTCTTCGCGAAGAACTCTCCCAGCGTTCTCGCACCGGTTTCTTTCATCCGCTTGTGGAGATCGCTGATGCCTTCTTTGACGACGCCTTCATCTTTCTCGTCCCTGTCGGCCTTGCGGTTGCTCTTGAAACCGCGCCTTTGGGCCAAGTGGTAGAGTGCGCGACCGAGTTCATGTCGCTCCAATTTATCATCCAGTGCGCGTGCGCGTAGCATGTAGGGCAGCAGGGCCGGATCTGCTTCCTCGCCGAATCGCTCGGGCCATTCACTCAGCAGCTTCCGATCTAGAGGCTGTATCACCGAGTGGCGTTCTTGCGCACGGTTTGGTTTGCGCGGATCGATGAGCGGGTCGAGATGCTCGGGAGTCGGGGGGAGCAGTCCGACTTTCTGGAGCCTGTGAAACAAGACGCTCTTGCGCCTGGCGCGGCGTTCGAGACGGCGGCGGACACCGCGCGCATCTCGACGAGTCTTGTTGCGCGGATCGCCGCGGCCGTCCTTCTCCATGCCTTCGACGCCGGCCTCGAAGATGCGCACGCCCGCGTGTACGATCTCACATGGCTTATCGTCACCATCTTCTCTCAGCAATGCCCATCCGATTGAGTTCGTGCCGATGTCGAGCCCGAGAACGAGATCCGATGTCTTCAGTCTAGGCATGGTTCCCCCTTGACATCCGAATTACAGTAATGAGATACTGTCGTCAGTGTACCAGAGCGGCGATTGTCCTTACCTAATTGGCAAGTCATAGTAAGCGACATTCGTCACGCAAGGCCACGCTCATAGAGCGACCTTTGCGCCCTCCCAGTGGGGGCGCATCTCTATTGTGGGCGAGGGGCGGTTATCGAATCCGAATACGTGATCATTGTAGCGTGTTTTGAGGTGTGATTTCAATAGGCCCGTAGACTCGATAATGACAACGCGCAAATCACATCCGGGTGTGCCAACATCACCGCAAGGGCATCCCGAGGGGGTGATCATATGGTCGGCACGGCCACCCGCGTCGGCGTCTACGTCGACAGCGTGAACATCGCGATGAACGGTGGTCGCGGCATGCGCTACGACGTGCTGCGGGAGTTCGCGTGCCGGGACGGCGGCGAGGCCATGCGCCTCAACGCATACGTAGTCTACGACCCGGAGCGCGCGCGAGGACTACGAATACCGCAACCGCCAGCTACGGTTCGAGTCGGCGCTTGGCGACTACGGTTACAAGGCGATTCGCAAGGAGGTGCGCTGGTATCGGGACGAGCGCGGTGGTCGCGTCGGTAAGGCGAACGCCGACCTGGATCTGGCCGTGGATGCTCTCCTGCAGTCCGCCAAGCTCGATCGAATCCTGTTGGTCTCCGGCGACGGAGATTTCGTCAGGGTTGTACAGGCCATCCAGAACAAGGGCTGCCGTGTGGAGGTGTTGGCTTTCCGCAACGTGTCCGGTGAACTGAGGCGGGAGGCGGACATGTTCGTTTCAGGTTACATCGTGCCGGGCCTGTTGTCGGGTGCTGGTGGCGATGTCTCGATACCGTGGGGCGAGGTCGGTTCGCGCGTGCGGGGCTACTGCTATTCCCATCACGAGGGCTATGGTTTTCTGCGCGTGATGAAATCGGCTTCGGGACGCATATGGATCACCGACACCCGCCGGGACGACAGTCCCTTCATGAGCGTCTTTTTCCACGACTCGAGATTGCCGCCGGACATCTCGTTCCGGCAGCTGCCGAGCCGTAACATCGTCTTCGAGTTCACTCTGGCCCCAGGCGAGGGGGACAACGAGGGCTTACAGGCGGTGGATATGTCTGTGACGGGGGGCGAATGAGATCGGGCAGCCTCCACTGACGCGCCGCACAGCCCTCCCGCCAGGACGTTCGGCGCTGACCAGGATCATCTGCGCACCAGCTCCGCCAGGCACTCCACGTGGCTCGTCTGCGGGAACATGTCGATCACGCGGGCGCGGGCGAGCCCGTAGCCGCCGGCCGCCAGGGTCGCGCTGTCGCGCGCCAGGGTGGCCGGGTCGCAGCTCATGTAGATGATGCGGGCCGGCCCCAGGGCCGCCAGGATCGCGGCCGCCGCGTCGCCCAGCCCGGTGCGCGGCGGGTCGAGGACGACCGTGGCGAGGGGCCAGTCCGGGGCCTTGTAGCGCAGATCGCCGTCGCGCCAGTCGCCCTCGCGCCAGCGGGCCAGCACGGCCGCCGCGTCGGCGCAGACGACCTCGACCTCGTCGCCGGTCCGACGGTCCCGCAGCAGGTTGTTGCGCGCGTCGCGGACGGCGCGCTCGTCGTTCTCCACGCCGATCACCCGCGCGAACCGGTCCCCCAGGCAGGCGGCGAACAGGCCCACCCCGCAGAAGAGATCCGCCAGGGCGCCGCCGGGCGCGTCGGCCGTGACGCCCGCCTCGTCCAGCCAGCCGCGCGCCAGCGAGACGGCCGCCGCCGCCTCGGCGTAGTTGACCTGGAAGAAGCTGCCGGCGTTCACGCGGAAGGTGCGCCCGGCCGTCTTGACCAGCAGGTGATCGCGGCCCCAGGCCGGGCGGTTGTTGTACAGGATGCCGACGCAGGCCGGGTGCGGCGCTTCGCCGGCCGGCAGATCCTTGAGCACGGCCTTGAGCGCGCGCAGGCGGCCGGGAGGACCGAAGAGCGAGAGCAGGAAACCGCCCTGCCCGTCCAGGCGCGCCACCGCCTCGTCCGCCGGCGGCAGGGTCAGCAGGAAGGGCAGCACCTCGTCGTTGAAGAGGTCCGGCATGAGTCCGTGACGGTCGATGGCGAGCACGTCGTGGCTGCCCTTGCGGCGCACGCCGTACTGGCCGGTGGGCGAGCGCCACAGCCGCAGCTTGTTGCGGTAGCCCAGCGCGGGGCCGGCCGGTTCGGGCGCGGCCAGCCTCTCGCCGGGATCCGCCTTGCCCAGCCGCCGGAAGCAGTCGCGCACGATGTCGGTCTTGGCGCGTCGCTGCGCCGCGATGGACATGTGCTGCAGGTCGCAGCCGGACAGGGCGCCGATCTCGCCCAGGGGCGGCTCGACGCGGTCGGGCGACGCCTCGAGGATGTCCGTCGGCTCCGCCTGCACGAAGCCCTTCTTGCGACGGGTCACGCGGACGCGCACGCGCTCGCCGGGCACGACGCCGCGAACGAAGGCCGCCAGGCCCTCGGGCGTGTGGCCCAGGCCGGCCCCGCCGGTCACCAGCTTGTCGATGACGGTTTCGAAGCTGTCGGGCTGTGAGTTGACGGCGTCGTCTTTCATGTCTCGCCTTCTGTCCGGTTGTGGGGAGGGTTCAACCTAACACCGCGCGGCCGACCTGCCAAGATGGGCGGCTCGGCGGCGTCGGGCTTGCACGTTTCTTGCAAGGCCGGGTCGTGACAATGAACCGGATATTCTCTACAATGGCCGGCATGGATGCCGGATGGCGGACACGGAAGTCCCTGGCGGCGGCGGTACTCATCGTGCTGTCCGCCTGCGTCCTGCCGTCCGGCTGCGCGCCGCACCGCCGCGGACGGCTGTCCGCCGTGGACGCCCCGCCGCCCCCGGCCCGCGAGCGCATCGCGACCTCCCCCGCCCGGGACACGCATCATCCCCCCCGCGGCCGGCCAGAGATCGACCGCACGCAGTCGCCCGCCGACCAGGTCTGCGCCATCGCCCTGTCGTTCCTGGGCACGCCGTACCGCTACGGCGGCGTCACGCCCGAGGGCTTCGACTGCAGCGGCCTGGTGCGGTACGTCTACCAGGAGGTCGGCGTGGACCTGCCGCGCACGGCGTACGGCCAGTCGCGGTCCGGCGGCGCCACGACCCTGCGGACCATGCTGCGCGGCGACCTCATCTTCTTCCGCATCGACAGGAACGTCATCTCTCACGTGGGCATCTACGTGGGCAAGGGAGAGTTCGTGCACGCGCCCGGCTCGGGCAAGTACATCCGCACCGACAGCATCGACAATCCCTGGTGGCGGCGGCGCGTGCAGACCGTCAGGCGGGTGCTGCAGGCTCCTCGGCTAGCCGGCTGATTCAAGCACGCCCTCCGGTCCGATCCTCACCTTGACGCTCGACCGCACGGCCTCGTCCACGGCCTCGTCCAGCCCGATCTCCGCCGACAGCGCCAGCAGGTCGTCCGGCCGCGCGTTGAGCACCGGTCGCGGCGAGCGGATCGAACAGCAGTCCCGGTACGGCTCGATGGACGTCTCGTAGGTGCCGATGCGGCGGCTCAGGGCGGTGATCTCCACCTTGTCCAGGCCGGCCAGCGGGCGCAGAACGGGCAGGGTCAGGTCGGGGCCGATGGCGCGCAGGTTGTGCAGCGTCTGGCTGGCCACCTGGCCCACGCTGTCGCCGGTCACCAGGGCCAGGCAGTTCTCGCGGCGGGCGAGACGGGCCGCCGTCTTCACCATGTAGCGGCGGAACAGCACCATGTCGTAGGCGTCCTCGACCCTGCCGACCGAGCGGGCCTCGTAGGGGAAGGCGGGAACCAGGTGCAGGACCAGCGGGCGCGGCGACCAGGACGCCAGGATCGCCGCGAGTCGCTCGATCTTGTCGACCTTGGCCTCCAGGATCGTCCGGCCGGGGAAGAAATGGACGAGTTCGGGCCGGCAGCCGCGCTTCATGAGCATCCAGGCGGCCACCGGCGAGTCGATGCCGCCCGAGAACAGGACCGTGACTCGGCCGCTGGCGCCCACGGGCAGGCCGCCGCCGCCGCCGATCTTCCGGGTGAAGACCAGGATCTCCTTCTGCAGGACCAGCAGGTACGCCACGTAATCGGCCCCGTCCAGCTTGACCGGCAGCCCGAGGGATCGCTGCAGGTCGGCGCCCACGCGCGTGTTGATCGCCTGCGAATCCAGGGGGAAGCTCTTGTCCGACCGCCTGGCGTCCACGCGGAAGCTGGCGGCGCCCGCCGCATCGCGTCCGGCCAGCGCCGCCGCCACCTCGCCCACGCGGACCAGGTCGGCCGCGGGATCGTCCGTGCGCGGCACCGGCACCGACGCCGACAGCCACTGGATGCCGAACACCCGCTGCAGCTTCTCCGCGACGCGGTCCAGGGCTCCGGCCTCTTCGAGCCGGACCAGCAGCCTGCTCTCGACGTGGTTGATGGCGCGCACCGGTTCGCCGACGAGCGCCCGGAACATGTTGTTCTTCAGGCGCTTGATGAACATGTGCCGGTTGCGCCCCTTGAGGGCGATCTCGGCGTAATGGGCGCTGATCACGGGCAGGGCGTCGGACACGGCGTTCCTCCGTCGGGGGTCGTTCACCTGCAAGTGTAGCAGTTTTGAGCTTCGATGCCAGGCGTCAGCGCGCCAGGGTGATCTTGCCGGTGCGGCGCAGGGGGGCGCCGCCGTCGGCGGGGCGGGAGGTGACGGTGTAGAAGTAGGTGCCCGTGGCCAACGGGTGGCCGTCGCGGTCGCGACCGTCCCAGGCGACGCTGCGGGCGCCGGCGTCGGCATGCGCCAGGCGCCAGTCGCGCACCTGGCGCCCGCGCAGGTCGTAGAGGGAGAGCACGTCGCGGCTCGGTCGCGAGGTGGTCCAGGCGATGACGCCGCGGCCCGTGAAGGGGTTGGGCGAGGGATCCCTCAATTGCAGGGTCAGCGGCTCGTCGGAAGACGGGCCCGCCGCGGTGGCGATGTCGGTGGAGAAAAGCAGCCAGCCGCCGGGATCCAGGACCAGGGTCTCCATTTCTCCCGGAACATGAAGCTGGATGATCTGCCACCGTCTGGCGATCCTGATCTCGGTCGAGACGTTGCCGGCGTCGCCCTCCAGCCTGATGTCCATGTCGAGGACGAACGGCGCGTCGCCGTAGACCGGATCGGTGGGCTGGATCTGGCTGATCTCGATGTTGACGCGGGGTTCGCCGCCGACCTCGATGTTGTACCACCGGATGCTGAGTTCGGGGCAGGTCTCGCGGTACAGCCACTGGTCGAAGAAGGCGGACAGCTCCCGGCCGGTCCGGCTCTCGCAGAATGCTATGAAATCATCCGTGTCCGCGGTGCCGTAGGACGTGTCTTCCTGGTGCGGGAAGTGCCGCAGGATGTCGAAGAAGTCCTGGTCGCCGAGTTCCTTGCGCAGCATGTGCAGCAGCCAGGCGCCCTTGTGGTAGACCATTTCGTGGAAGTAGTACCAGGGGTTGTCGTTGCTCGCGTCCCGGACCAGCGGCCCGTTCCACCAGGTGAAGACGCTGCGCGCCCGCATGAACCACTTGAGGGAGTTGGCGCCGTACTTGTATTCCCGCCAGAGTCCCTCGACGTAGGTGGCGAAGCCCTCGTTGAGCCAGGTGTGGGTCCAGTTGGCGCACGTGACCAGGTTGCCGAACCACTGGTGGGCCAGTTCGTGCATGACGATCGTATCGAAGTAGTTGTCGCCGGTCAGAAACTGGGACGAATAGGTGGTGGCCGTGGGGTGTTCCATGGCCCCGTTCCAGTCGAAGAGGACGTGACCGTACTTTTCGCCGGGGAAGGGGTAGGGGCCGAACATGTTCTCGCACCAGGCGAGCATGTCGTTCAAGGGGGCGAAGTCGATCTCGGCCTGCGGCACCAGATCCGGGTACACGAAGTTGGTGATCTGCAGGGTGTCGCCGGAGACCGAGACATATGCGTCGTCCAGGCGCGCGTATTCGGAGGCCGCGACACAGAAGTGATAGGTGGAGATCGGGCGCGTCTCCTGCCAGTAGCTGACCGCGTAGGACTTGTCCGCGAATCCGCCGGGGAGCACCGCGTCCGCCAGCGCCCGGCCTTCCGCGGGCAGGTAGGGGTGCGTGGGGGGCGACGATAGTTCCGCGCCGTTGGAGACGCCGGTGACCCCATCAGGGACATAGAGCGAGACGTCGTAGGTGGCCTTGTCGCGCGGATCGTCCTTGCACGGCCACCAGCTGCGGGCGCTCCAGGGCTCGCTGACGCTGGCCGCCACCAGCTTGCCGTCCTCGCGCGTGGTGAACCGGAGGCCGTAGACGCCGTCGGGCTGCGGCGCGCCGCTGAAGGTGACGATCGCGTTGAGCGTATCGGTCGGGCCGTAGGCCGCGGGCAATTGTATGAAGACACGATCTTCGTCGCGGGAGAGGGTCAACGGCGTGTACCACGGATCGAGCAATGCGGCGGAGGCGAACGTCATGTCGTCGGTGAAATCCAGCACGAGCATCTCCACGTCGTTTTCCACGGGCGTGAAGGTGATCAGGGTCGTTCCGAGGATCGACTGGGTGTCGAATTCCAGCCTCAGGAAGTGGGTGTAGTGCAGGACGTCGAACTGGTCCTGCAGGGGGTGCGTGGTGGGCGCCTTGTCGGGCGCGATCGTCACGTCATGCGCGCCGCGGGGCGTTCCCTTGCCCTCGTGCAGCCACGAATCGGGGCCCGGCCCGTCGCCGGCCGCACCGAGAACCGCGCACGGCACCAGGAGCCAGGCGCACACAAGCGCAGTACGGGGGAATTTCCCTGTTGGGCGAGTAGCTGTCATACCTCAGGCTGCGTTCGCAAAGAACCCCGTTGTCTCTCTCTCGACGGTGCCACAGAATGAACTCGTGACCCTTCGATGAATCTTATATCATAGCACACCCCGGGCCACAAGTTCGTTGAAGCTCGATCATTTGGGACGCGAAGGGTGACCGATCATGTCGCATGCGGGAGCATTATCGCTTCATATCGACGGCTTGCTGCCGTTTCTGCCCGAAAATGCGATTTCCTCGCTTTCCGGCCCCGTGCGCGCCATCGGCGCGGAGATCGCGCGCCGGGAGGGGCCGGGCGCCGATTTTCTGGGCTGGCTCGACTTGCCGCGCGCCGTGCCGGGCCCCGAATTGCATCGCCTGGAGGATGCGGCCGGGAGGGCGCGCGCGGATTGCGACGTCGTGGTCGTGATCGGCATCGGCGGTTCGTACCTGGGCGCGCAGGCCGTCCTGTCGGCCCTGGCCGACAGGACCTCGGGGCCGGAAATCGTCTTCGCGGGAACCCATCTGTGCTCGGCCGGCCTGGGGAGGCTGCTGCGCAGGATCGGCGACCGCGACCTGCGTCTGTGTGTCATCTCCAAGTCCGGCACGACGCTGGAGCCGGCGATCTCCTTCCGCCTGTTTCGCAACCTGCTCGAGGAGCGCTACGGCCGGGACAACGCCCGGCGCCGCATCACAGCCGTCACGGATTCTGCACGAGGCGCCCTGCGCGCCATGGCCGACGCCGAGGGCTACGACACCTACGCGATACCCGACGACGTGGGCGGACGTTTCTCCGTGCTCACGCCCGTCGGCCTGTGGCCCCTGGCCGTGGCCGGCCTCGATCTGCGCGCCCTGCTCGAGGGCGCCGGCGACATGGCGGCGGTCTGCGAGAACGACGCGCTCGACGCCAACCCGGCCCACCTCTACGCCGCCGCCCGTCACGCGCTCTACGGCCGGGGCTTCACCACGGAGGTGCTCAGCACCTTCCACAGCGACCTGGGTCACATCCAGGAGTGGTGGAAGCAGCTCTTCGGCGAGAGCGAGGGCAAGCAAGGCAAGGGGATCTTTCCCGCCTCCTGCCGCTTCACCACCGACCTGCACAGCCTTGGCCAGTACCTGCAGGACGGACGCCGTGATCTGTTCGAGACCTTCCTGGTGGTCGATGCGGGACAACCCTGGCTGGCGGTGCCGGCGGATCCCGACGCCGACGGTGCCGATCGCGACAGGGACGGTCTCGCCTACCTGGTCGGCCGCCGCCTCGACGAGATCAACCGCAAGGCCTACGAAGGCACGCGTGCCGCGCATCGTGCAGGCGGCGTGCCGGTGATATCGCTGGAGATGCGCAAGCTGGACGAATGGTCCCTCGGCGGGCTGCTTTTCTGCTTCGAGAAGGCAGTGGCGGTGAGCGGGCGCCTGCTCGGCGTCAACCCCTTCGACCAGCCGGGTGTCGAGGCGTACAAACGAGAGATGTTCAAGCTGCTGGGCAAGCCCTGAGAAACGGGCGCGGCCACGACGGGCCTTCTCGCAGGGTTAACAGGGATTGTAGCGGGTCGTTTTCAAAAACACCGGCACATCATCAGGCGAACGGAACAATGACTCTTGTTTTCTTTTGCCGAAAAAATCCCCGGTCTCATTTGCAGAAAACAATTCACGGTAACCGGATAGGCGATTGTGGCTCACGACATCCAATCTTGTAATCCCTTGAGGAAATAACATATTACGTTGTTCTGTCATTCTTCCGTCATGCATGAGAAAAAATTATGGCAATCTCCGGGGAGATTGCGAATCCTAGACTTCTGTGCTCGACTTCTATCCCTCACGAGGGTCCGATGTAATGGACGAGGAGGACGCGATGGATTTCAGGAAGTACCTGCTTCTGCTGATGGCGAGCGGCTTGCTGGCACTGACAGGCTGCTCCGACGACGACACGACGGCGCCGGAGGATCCGCCGGATCTCGCCTTCGAGGGATCCGACGCCTGCGCCCAGTGCCATGTCGAGATCCACGGCAACTGGCAGGACTCCGGGCATCCCTACAAGCTGACGAAGATCGACGGCGTCGCGCCGACCGACAAGTTCCCGACCTTCTCCGCCTTCAACAGCGTGGACAAGACCGTCATCGAACCGCCCGCCGGCTACGCCTGGGCGGACATCAGCTATACCATCGGCGGCTACGGCTGGAAGATGCGCTGGATGGACGAGAACGGATACATCATCACCCAGAACGATGACACGCAGTACAACTTCGAGGACGGCAGCCGCGTGGCTTATCATCCCAATGACCCCATCGGCACCATCGAGTACGACTGCGGCCGCTGTCACACGACCGGCTGGGTGCTGTCCGACGACGACGTCGCCGAGAACAACCAGGACGGCCTCCCGGGCCTGGTGGGCACCTTCTTCGCCGGCGGCGTGCACTGCGAGCAGTGCCACGGCATGGGCAGCCGGCACGCCTTCGATCCCGAAGGCTTCGATATGACGGTCGATACGTCGGCCGCCCTCTGCGGCCAGTGCCACACGCGCGACGCCGAGAACCACATCGCGGCGAGCGGCGGTTTCATCCAGCACCACGAGCAGTACGACGAGTGGCTGCACTCGCCGCACAACTCGGTCCTCGGCCCCGACTGCAACGCCTGTCACGACCCGCACAGTTCGGTCAAGTTCGACTCGGTCGCGATGGGCGTCGGCACTTCGACGTCCTGCGAGGACTGCCACACGGTGCAGATGAAGCACAACGGCTTCCCGACCTGCATCGACTGCCACATGCCCAAGGCCTCGAAATCCGCCATCGCGGCGATACCCGACTACGTGGGCGACATCCGCACGCACATCTTCGCCATCAACACGGACGCCGTGGGCAAGATGGAGGGCATGTTCGACGCCGCGGGCACTCTCGTACAGGAGGACGTGGACGGCATGGCCATGGTGACCCTGGACTTCGCCT is a genomic window of bacterium containing:
- the cas1 gene encoding type II CRISPR-associated endonuclease Cas1 — protein: MNNIIVEREGMDPISIHLPEVAAIVASHKRVVFTQSVLAGVAGNNGIVVVCDDKFMPVGMMLPLRGNSLQSEKFAQQAAAALPVKKRIWRQLVIAKVRAQGRLLKELNGDDSGLMAMAKKVKSGDSTNVEAQAARRYWVSLFGDDIFHRHRDGEDQNRFLNYGYSVLRAIVTRAICATGLHPALGVHHHNRYDTFCLSDDIIEPFRPIVDRAVHHVVKERGADAPMDQALRYALIRPLYDKYSVSGESRTLFDALTRTSASLAEVFAGNKTKILLPEI
- the cas9 gene encoding type II CRISPR RNA-guided endonuclease Cas9 (Cas9, originally named Csn1, is the large, multifunctional signature protein of type II CRISPR/Cas systems. It is well known even to general audiences because its RNA-guided endonuclease activity has made it a popular tool for custom editing of eukaryotic genomes.) codes for the protein MPRLKTSDLVLGLDIGTNSIGWALLREDGDDKPCEIVHAGVRIFEAGVEGMEKDGRGDPRNKTRRDARGVRRRLERRARRKSVLFHRLQKVGLLPPTPEHLDPLIDPRKPNRAQERHSVIQPLDRKLLSEWPERFGEEADPALLPYMLRARALDDKLERHELGRALYHLAQRRGFKSNRKADRDEKDEGVVKEGISDLHKRMKETGARTLGEFFAKRDPHLRRIRQQWTARAMFEDEFEQIWRAQVPHHPDLLSDDLKKTIIDATFKQRPLKSQKHLIGKCELEKDRHRAPWCCLDAQRFRFLQRVNDLEIYMEGEIPRPLTQDEREAVIALLESKASATFRQIAKVIGQRKAHFNLEHGGEKSLPGNKTASHMRKVFGDRWNHFSHGEQSAIIDDLHSIEKPETATKRGIEAYGLDEETAGVFSVLRLEEGYCNFSRKALRRLLPELEKGMRLQAAIKQIYNVQQEVKDPLDMLPPLQDVLTELRNPVVARALSELRKVVNAIVRKYGKPKRIRIELARDVRNSPKRRQDIIKRNRDNEKVREKATAILVDYGIGNPSRNDVMKYLLAEESRWLCPYTGKQISMDALFGPNPQFDIEHIIPYERSLDNSYMNKTLCELHENRHVKQGRTPYETYASNTETWSAILTRISGISGLPRGKVWRFTMDDDEIERFLEDFTHQQLTDTAYASRLAAQYLGCLYGGDIDADRKRRIHVVNGRATWIIRNELDLNAILGDGGLKSRNDHRHHAVDAIVIAMTTPGMIKNLSRAAQAAAKSGIRTYGLVEKPWDTFWRDANIAIEDIIVSHRVDHRVQGGLHEESFYSPSRNEDGVIEDGGKYVHIRKPLVSLTGKDIDNIVDPVVRELVREAADGVAPSKVFSDAAKMPAYPGGNDKPRTIKKVRIRKAQSTLKMGSGGGARYVAAGSNHHIEILEAKDGRGNPKWEGVVVSRHEAMQRKRRGEQIVQRDHGADRRFVFSLCGGDILELTNDENKELFKVRKISEYATGQRVISGVPLNDARKVKDLSFLHKTPDPLRKMCCRKVCVDPLGEVRYAND
- a CDS encoding TRAM domain-containing protein, which translates into the protein MKDDAVNSQPDSFETVIDKLVTGGAGLGHTPEGLAAFVRGVVPGERVRVRVTRRKKGFVQAEPTDILEASPDRVEPPLGEIGALSGCDLQHMSIAAQRRAKTDIVRDCFRRLGKADPGERLAAPEPAGPALGYRNKLRLWRSPTGQYGVRRKGSHDVLAIDRHGLMPDLFNDEVLPFLLTLPPADEAVARLDGQGGFLLSLFGPPGRLRALKAVLKDLPAGEAPHPACVGILYNNRPAWGRDHLLVKTAGRTFRVNAGSFFQVNYAEAAAAVSLARGWLDEAGVTADAPGGALADLFCGVGLFAACLGDRFARVIGVENDERAVRDARNNLLRDRRTGDEVEVVCADAAAVLARWREGDWRDGDLRYKAPDWPLATVVLDPPRTGLGDAAAAILAALGPARIIYMSCDPATLARDSATLAAGGYGLARARVIDMFPQTSHVECLAELVRR